A DNA window from Chryseobacterium scophthalmum contains the following coding sequences:
- a CDS encoding sensor histidine kinase, whose translation MIQTDEDIKLMYIIILLIMFVFVGFIIFVVLIYNRKQLLYLKEKQLQESEYQNQILQKELERQKSIKNERERISHDMHDDLGAGISALKLQAEFLKQRAEDEDLKNDIDELLKTSEEMNISMREMLWSLNSGNDTLGSFIDYSKIYALNFLKKTKIQLSIEDENVISETTITTEQRRNLFLCLKEALNNAYKHSQSNQLKLSFVQKDKEFMMKISDNGIGIDHEKPEGNGLRNMKRRMQEQNGHCEVTTENGTHLFFRIDL comes from the coding sequence ATGATTCAGACAGATGAAGATATAAAGTTGATGTACATTATCATTTTGTTGATAATGTTTGTTTTTGTGGGTTTTATAATTTTTGTAGTATTAATATACAACAGAAAACAACTCCTTTACCTTAAGGAAAAACAACTTCAGGAATCAGAATACCAAAATCAAATCCTCCAAAAAGAACTTGAAAGACAAAAATCTATAAAAAATGAAAGAGAACGAATCTCTCATGATATGCATGATGATCTTGGAGCAGGAATTTCTGCATTGAAACTTCAGGCAGAATTTTTAAAACAACGAGCTGAAGATGAAGATTTAAAAAATGATATCGATGAACTTCTGAAAACGTCTGAAGAAATGAATATCTCGATGCGGGAAATGCTTTGGAGCCTGAATTCCGGAAATGATACATTGGGAAGCTTTATAGATTACTCAAAAATATATGCACTGAATTTTCTTAAAAAAACAAAAATTCAGCTAAGTATTGAAGATGAAAATGTAATTTCTGAAACTACCATTACTACAGAACAAAGGAGAAATTTATTTCTGTGTTTAAAAGAGGCGTTGAATAATGCGTATAAACATAGTCAATCTAATCAACTAAAGCTTTCGTTTGTTCAAAAAGATAAAGAATTCATGATGAAAATTTCCGACAACGGAATAGGAATCGATCATGAAAAACCAGAAGGAAACGGTCTCCGAAATATGAAAAGAAGAATGCAAGAACAAAACGGCCATTGTGAAGTTACCACCGAAAACGGAACCCACCTTTTTTTCAGAATAGATTTGTAA
- the eno gene encoding phosphopyruvate hydratase — MSYISYIEARQILDSRGNPTVEVDVFTEGGAMGRAAVPSGASTGEHEAVELRDGGSEWMGKGVSKAVENVREVIAPELVGLPVFDQNLIDQIMIELDGTNNKGNLGANAILGVSLAAAKAAAAELKMPLYKYIGGVNANTLPVPMMNVINGGSHSDAPIAFQEFMVMPVKADSFSHALRKGTEIFHNLKSILHSRGLSTAVGDEGGFAPTFKGTEDALDTLLQAIEKAGYKPGDDVMIALDCAASEFYKDGVYDYRKFQTADAPQFSSSEQVSYLAELANKYPIISIEDGMQENDWEGWKMLTDKIGDRVQLVGDDLFVTNVERLSRGVKEGIANSILVKVNQIGSLSETMAAVQMAQHNKFTSVMSHRSGETEDSTIADLAVAMNCGQIKTGSASRSDRMAKYNQLLRIEEALGDTAYFPGLDAFKIKR; from the coding sequence ATGAGTTACATTTCTTACATAGAAGCGAGACAAATTTTGGATTCAAGAGGAAATCCTACAGTTGAAGTTGATGTATTTACGGAAGGTGGTGCGATGGGTCGTGCAGCTGTTCCTTCAGGTGCATCTACAGGAGAGCATGAAGCAGTTGAATTGCGTGATGGCGGTTCAGAATGGATGGGAAAAGGTGTTTCTAAAGCTGTAGAAAATGTAAGAGAAGTAATTGCACCAGAATTGGTGGGTCTTCCTGTTTTTGATCAGAATCTTATCGACCAGATTATGATCGAACTGGATGGTACAAACAATAAAGGAAACTTAGGAGCAAACGCAATTCTTGGAGTTTCTTTGGCTGCTGCAAAAGCTGCTGCTGCTGAACTTAAAATGCCTTTATACAAATATATTGGTGGTGTAAATGCAAATACACTTCCGGTTCCGATGATGAACGTAATTAACGGTGGTTCTCACTCAGATGCACCAATTGCTTTCCAGGAATTTATGGTAATGCCGGTAAAAGCAGATTCTTTCTCTCATGCATTGAGAAAAGGAACTGAGATTTTCCACAACCTGAAATCTATTCTTCATTCAAGAGGTCTTTCTACTGCGGTAGGTGACGAAGGTGGTTTTGCACCAACTTTCAAAGGAACTGAAGATGCTTTAGATACTTTACTTCAGGCAATTGAAAAAGCAGGTTACAAACCAGGTGACGATGTAATGATCGCGTTAGACTGTGCAGCTTCAGAATTCTACAAAGACGGAGTTTACGATTACAGAAAATTCCAGACTGCAGATGCGCCTCAGTTCTCAAGCAGTGAGCAGGTTTCTTATTTAGCTGAATTGGCAAACAAATATCCAATCATCTCTATCGAAGATGGTATGCAGGAAAATGACTGGGAAGGTTGGAAAATGTTAACTGATAAAATCGGTGACAGAGTACAGCTAGTTGGTGACGATTTATTCGTTACTAATGTTGAGAGATTATCAAGAGGGGTAAAAGAAGGAATTGCAAACTCGATCTTGGTAAAAGTAAACCAAATTGGTTCTCTTTCTGAAACAATGGCAGCGGTACAAATGGCTCAGCACAACAAATTTACATCAGTAATGTCTCACAGATCTGGTGAAACTGAAGATTCTACGATTGCTGATCTTGCGGTTGCTATGAACTGTGGTCAGATCAAAACAGGTTCGGCTTCTAGATCAGACAGAATGGCGAAATACAACCAATTATTAAGAATCGAAGAAGCTTTAGGAGATACTGCTTATTTCCCAGGATTAGATGCTTTTAAAATCAAAAGATAA
- a CDS encoding response regulator transcription factor, translated as MSISIAIVEDEKNYNNALKKVIDYQNDMKVIAQFFDGNTALKKLSDISPDVVMMDIQLQDMLGIDIIGKLKKELPTTQFIMCTSFENDEMIFNSLKAGAMGYLIKGESMDKILSSIRDVYNGGAPMSFSIARKVLAHFEKKTIEIKDFEELTKRETEIVELLSQGLLYKEIADKIFVSIDTVKKHVGNIYRKLHVNNKVEAINKFNHFKN; from the coding sequence ATGAGCATTTCTATCGCCATAGTAGAAGACGAAAAAAACTACAACAATGCGTTGAAGAAAGTCATCGATTATCAAAATGATATGAAGGTGATTGCTCAGTTTTTTGACGGAAATACCGCTCTAAAAAAATTATCTGATATTTCTCCGGATGTAGTGATGATGGATATCCAACTTCAGGATATGCTTGGAATTGATATTATTGGAAAGTTAAAAAAAGAGCTTCCAACCACACAATTTATTATGTGTACAAGCTTTGAGAATGACGAAATGATTTTCAATTCTCTAAAAGCCGGAGCAATGGGCTATCTTATAAAAGGCGAAAGCATGGATAAAATCCTGAGCTCTATTCGCGATGTCTACAACGGAGGTGCCCCAATGAGTTTTTCAATTGCAAGAAAAGTTTTGGCTCATTTTGAGAAAAAAACGATTGAAATAAAAGACTTTGAAGAACTTACAAAACGCGAAACAGAAATCGTAGAACTTTTATCACAAGGGCTTTTATACAAAGAAATTGCCGATAAAATATTTGTAAGCATTGATACCGTAAAAAAACACGTCGGAAATATCTACAGAAAACTTCACGTCAATAACAAAGTGGAGGCTATTAATAAATTTAACCATTTTAAAAACTAA